Genomic window (Campylobacter sp. RM16704):
TTATACCTTATCTATAAGTTTAAATCATGATTTTATAACACCACAAGATTATTTTGGTGAAATTTTTCTTGAAGAAATTCGAGTTTATAATCCTAAAAATTATGAGGATTGGGAAGATAGATCACAAACTGAAATCTATCGCTATATGATAGAACAAAAACAAAATTTTGTTGTAGTTAAAGGCTATGGAATTTTTGCATACGGTAGAACTAGTTATGAGCTAGGAAAAATTGTAGATTTAATAGAGAATTCTTGTAAAATTATCCATTTAGCAGAAACAAATTTATCATAATTTTTAAAAATTAATTTTTTATTAATCACAAATTATTTATAATTTATAGTTTAATTTTATCAATATTACGATTGGGGAAAAAATGCTCACATGGATGCAGCATCATAAAAAGTATTTAGTTGTTACAATTTGGATTAGTGTTATTGCTTTTGTTGGAGCAGGTTTTGTTGGCTGGGGAAGTTATGATTTTAATACAGATCGTTCAAATTCTGTTGCAAAAGTTGGTAACGAAAAAATAAGCCATGAAGAATTTAATCTCAAATACTCTCAATTATTTAGCTACTACTCACAACTAAATAATAACAATTACACTCAAGAACAAGCACAAAAAGATGGTTTAGACATACAAGCTATTAATGAACTTATACAAGAAAAATTACTTCTTTCTTATGCAAAAACTTTAGGTTTAGAAGTAAGCGAAGAAGAAATTGCTTATGATTTAGCACATCAAAAAATTTTTCATAACGCATCTGGTGTTTTTGATAAAAATTTATACTACAATATTTTATCCCGAAATAACTACACTCCAAAAACTTATGAAAAACTAATTCATGATGAATTATTACTTAAAAAAATAAATATGATTTTAAATCTACAAATCAAAAATGAAGAACTTGATATGTTTGCAGCTAGTTTTTTAATGCAAGATAAATTAAAAATTCAAGTAATTCATGCAAATAACATCCCAATCAACGAAGCTGAACTAAAACAAACTTGGGAAAAAAATAAAGAATTATACAAAACACAAAAAACCTATAACTTGGCGACTTATTTTTTAAAACCCGATAATGAAAAAATCAACGATAAAGAACTTCAAGATTACTATGATGAAAATAAAAATAACTACAAGGACTTTTCTGGTAAAATTCTAAATTTAGAACAAAGTAAAAATCAAGTTTTAAAAGATATAAAACTATCTAAATTGAAACTTAAAGCAAATGAAAGCTATGTGGCTTTAAGAAAAAATGAACTTAGTTTTGATAAAAATATTACAATAAATGATGCTGATATTTATTACCCTTTAGAACTTATACAAAAAGGTAAAGAAGGCGATTTTATTAAACCTTTTAAATTCAAAGATGGTTATATGATAGCTAAAATTATCAAAATCAATCCTGCTCAAACAATGACTTTCGAACAAGCCAAGGATGAAGTTAGCAAACTTTACATAAAAGAAAAAACAAAATCTATTTTAGAAGAAAAAGCAAAAATTGCTTTGGAAAATTTTCAAGGTATAGACATAGGAACATACAGTAGAGACTCAGCAAAAGGTTCTAAAGTAGGCAATATGATGAATGATGCAGAGTTTAGCGAATTTTTAATGCAAGTATTTGATTCTAACAAAGCAAAATCTTATGTATTATTCGATGATAAAGCAGTTATTTATGAGATAATAGCACAGACTTTAGAAAACAAAAATAAAGAAGAAGTTTATCGTTTCATTATAGAACAAAGTGCAAGACAAACAAAGCAATCTTTAATCAAAGAAGAATTACTAAAAAAACTTATAGAGTTATATCCAATACAACGCTATTACAAAGGAAGCACAAATTGAATATTTTAGGAATTGACTTAGGATCGGTACAAACTTGTGCAATATTAGCACAAAAAAATGAAGAAGGTTTGAAAATTATTGGTTTTGGTAAATCTAAATCCAATGGTATAAAAAAAGGAGCAATCACTAATATAGAGCTTGCTTCTAAATCTATAGAAGAGGCAGTATCTAATGCTCAAATGATGTCAGGAGTACATTATGATAAAGTTATAGTTTCTATTTCAGGTGCCTATGCTAAAAGTGTTGATAGTATAGGAGTAGTAAATATACCAAATCATGAAATAGGAATCAAAGAAATCCACAGAGCAGTTAGTACAGCAAAACACACAGCTAATATTCCAAGTGGATATGAGATTATCCATGTATTACCTTATAATTTTAAAGTCAATGATCTTGAACATGTTGAAGATCCTTTAGGGATGAGTGGAAATCGTCTTGAAGTTTCAACCCACATTATAATCTCTCAAGAAGTTCATATAAAAAATTTAAAAAAAGCTGTGGAACTTGCGGATCTTAGGGTTGATAATATAGTTCTTTCAGGTTATGCTTCTTCTATTGCTTGTTTTGATGAAAGCGAAAAAGAATTAGGTGCTATTTTAATTGATATGGGTGGAGCCGTTTGTGATATGGTAATCCATGCTGGAAATTCTATACGCTATAATGAATGCTTACAAATTGGCTCGGTTAATATTACAAATGATCTATCTATAGCTCTACATACTCCACCAAAAGAAGCTGAAAAACTAAAATTAAATTATGCATCATTGGTACAAAATGAAAATTCAATTATTCAAATTCCATATATGGGTGATGAAAAAAGAAAAAACGAAGTCTCAGTAGAAGTTATATCTAATGTAATTTATGCAAGAATTGAAGAAACTATCATTATTTTAGCTAAAATGCTTAGTGATAATACTTGTGCTAATCAAGCTGGTGCTGGTATAGTTTTAACTGGTGGTATGACAAAATTTACAGGACTTGATAAACTTGCTTCAGCTTACTTTGATAATAAAGCTGTTAGAATAGCAACCGCAAAAAAAGATACTATGGACGGATTTAAAGAAATCTTTGATGATGCTGAAAATAGTTGTGCTATAGGTCTTTGTTTGTATGGTGGTGGATATTTTACTCCCTATGAGTTAGATTCTAATGAGAAACTAAGGTATAAAGGAGAGCCTGAATTTATTAATAAACAAATTAAACAAAACCTCACCATAGAAGATAATGAAGAGGAAGATAAAAATCTTGAAGATTTTTATCAAAGTCAAAATGATTTTGATAATGAAAAGGAAGAATTGATAAAAGTTGAAGTAAAAAAAGAAAAAAAATCAGGTTTTTTACATAATTTTTGGAATAAACTAATAAACCAGTTCTAATTTAGGAGATACACAATGAGCGAATATCTAGTAGAAGAAATGCAACATGCAAAGGGTGCAAAAATAAAAGTTATAGGCTGCGGTGGTGGTGGTGGTAACATGATAGACCATATGGTAAATATGGGCTTGCATGAACTTGACCTTATTTCAGCAAACACCGATGCACAAGCTATAGCAAAATCTTTAGCAAAAACTAGAATTCAACTTGGAGAGAAAAAAACCAAAGGTTTGGGTGCTGGAATGCAACCTGAAATTGGTGCAGAAAGTGCAAGAGAAAGTTTCGAAGAAATAAAAGCTGCCTTAAGCCAAAGTGATATAGTGTTTATTTCTGCTGGACTTGGTGGTGGAACTGGTACCGGAGCTGCTCCAGTTGTAGCACAAGCTGCTAAAGAAGTAGGTGCTTTAACTGTTTCAGTTGTAACTATGCCTTTTACATTTGAAGGAAAACAAAGAAAAAAATTGGCTGAAGCTGGTTTAGCTGAATTAAAAAAAGAAAGTGATTCTATTATTGTAATACAGAATGAAAAACTTCTTAGTATACTTCCTAAAAAAGCAGGTATAAAAGAAGCATTTAAGCTAGTAGATGACATCTTAGCTAGAGCTGTTAGAGGTATGGTGTCTATCCTTTTAGAAGATGGTGATATTAATGTGGATTTTGCTGATGTTAGAACTGTTATGAGTCATAGAGGTTTAGCTTTAATGGGTGTTGGACATGGTGAAGGTGAAAATGCTATTATGGATGCATTGTCAAATGCTATTGAATCCCCATTATTAGATGGTATGACTATGAAAGGCGTTAAAGGTGTAATCATACATTATAAAATCGGTCCTGAATGCTCACTAATTGAAATTTCACAAGCTACTCAAAGTATTAGTGATATAGCAGATGAAAATGCTAAAGTGATTTTTGGTGCCACTACAGATGAAAGCATGGGAGATCGTGTTGAAGTAACCATTATCGCAACAGGTTTTGAGGATAAAGCAGGATTAGAAAGTGCTAAAGAGCAAGAAGAAAGTAAGAAAAAT
Coding sequences:
- the ftsZ gene encoding cell division protein FtsZ; the protein is MSEYLVEEMQHAKGAKIKVIGCGGGGGNMIDHMVNMGLHELDLISANTDAQAIAKSLAKTRIQLGEKKTKGLGAGMQPEIGAESARESFEEIKAALSQSDIVFISAGLGGGTGTGAAPVVAQAAKEVGALTVSVVTMPFTFEGKQRKKLAEAGLAELKKESDSIIVIQNEKLLSILPKKAGIKEAFKLVDDILARAVRGMVSILLEDGDINVDFADVRTVMSHRGLALMGVGHGEGENAIMDALSNAIESPLLDGMTMKGVKGVIIHYKIGPECSLIEISQATQSISDIADENAKVIFGATTDESMGDRVEVTIIATGFEDKAGLESAKEQEESKKNSYMNLRKASGGFDEEVISQLDVPAFLRRQMD
- a CDS encoding class II aldolase and adducin N-terminal domain-containing protein, giving the protein MNKENIISQIQTLSSSMFKKNFFGICHGSVSAKLSQSSFIINKNNTFLNQLNEKNLSILNFKKDYSWNEASSDSEIHKSIYENIPEAKFVCFAYPAYTLSISLNHDFITPQDYFGEIFLEEIRVYNPKNYEDWEDRSQTEIYRYMIEQKQNFVVVKGYGIFAYGRTSYELGKIVDLIENSCKIIHLAETNLS
- a CDS encoding peptidylprolyl isomerase is translated as MLTWMQHHKKYLVVTIWISVIAFVGAGFVGWGSYDFNTDRSNSVAKVGNEKISHEEFNLKYSQLFSYYSQLNNNNYTQEQAQKDGLDIQAINELIQEKLLLSYAKTLGLEVSEEEIAYDLAHQKIFHNASGVFDKNLYYNILSRNNYTPKTYEKLIHDELLLKKINMILNLQIKNEELDMFAASFLMQDKLKIQVIHANNIPINEAELKQTWEKNKELYKTQKTYNLATYFLKPDNEKINDKELQDYYDENKNNYKDFSGKILNLEQSKNQVLKDIKLSKLKLKANESYVALRKNELSFDKNITINDADIYYPLELIQKGKEGDFIKPFKFKDGYMIAKIIKINPAQTMTFEQAKDEVSKLYIKEKTKSILEEKAKIALENFQGIDIGTYSRDSAKGSKVGNMMNDAEFSEFLMQVFDSNKAKSYVLFDDKAVIYEIIAQTLENKNKEEVYRFIIEQSARQTKQSLIKEELLKKLIELYPIQRYYKGSTN
- the ftsA gene encoding cell division protein FtsA, which translates into the protein MNILGIDLGSVQTCAILAQKNEEGLKIIGFGKSKSNGIKKGAITNIELASKSIEEAVSNAQMMSGVHYDKVIVSISGAYAKSVDSIGVVNIPNHEIGIKEIHRAVSTAKHTANIPSGYEIIHVLPYNFKVNDLEHVEDPLGMSGNRLEVSTHIIISQEVHIKNLKKAVELADLRVDNIVLSGYASSIACFDESEKELGAILIDMGGAVCDMVIHAGNSIRYNECLQIGSVNITNDLSIALHTPPKEAEKLKLNYASLVQNENSIIQIPYMGDEKRKNEVSVEVISNVIYARIEETIIILAKMLSDNTCANQAGAGIVLTGGMTKFTGLDKLASAYFDNKAVRIATAKKDTMDGFKEIFDDAENSCAIGLCLYGGGYFTPYELDSNEKLRYKGEPEFINKQIKQNLTIEDNEEEDKNLEDFYQSQNDFDNEKEELIKVEVKKEKKSGFLHNFWNKLINQF